The DNA segment GTCAGAATCCAGATAGAGGAAGGCAGCAGGCAGATCAGTTGCAGTGCGGCGCTGGCGGCAACCGGGAGCCAGCCGGGCCAGTAGAGGATCACGCTCAGGGGGCTGATGAGTGCAAGAGCGAGGGTGATGTACCAGATGCGGCCGCGGCGTGTGCGCAAAACGATGGAAAAGAAGGCCAAGGCCGCTGCCATATTGGCGGCGATCAGGGCTCCGTCAAAGAGATCGAAGATGGGAATGGGGAAAAAGGCGTAGACGTTGTAAGCGATCTGAATGGCGGAATCTGCGGCAAGAGAGAGCAGCAGGATGGCGAACCAGAGGTACTCGTGGTCTTTGATACGGAAGAAGAAGAGTCCCAGGGTGGTGAAGCCGACCAGTGCGCCGACGATAGAGAAGACGTAGTCATCGACGAAGATGACTTTGCCGAGGGTGAACCGGTGCTGAAGCTCGGTCTGTATCAGGCTCGATTCGCCGACGAGGTTGCCGCTACCCGAGGGGCCGCCACCTATATAGGAGGCCCAGATGGGGGAATGCCAGATGCGAAGGGCGATGTGCAGGGTCTGGGGTGCTGAAGTTTGGCCGGGCGGCGGGGCTGGCAGCGGAAACGTCTGGAACTGAAACATCGCGTGCGGGGCGATGGAGGGAGGCATCTCTCCGCTGGTGCCGATGAGGTGGCCGTCGACGTAGAGTTCGTAGCTGGTGAAGATGCGGGAGAAGAGCAGGGAGTAGGATTTGGCTGAATCGGATTGGGCGGGAATTTGAACTGTGAAGCGATACCAGCCGAAGCCGCTCATACCGGGGTATCCCTGGCTGGACCAGGGTTTGTCTCCTTTGAGCAGAGGCCAGGAGGAATCGTCCAAGGCGGGGTCAGCCCAAGCTGGATTGTCGCCGGGATGAAAGCGCCAGGAGCCATCGAGAGAGACTACCGCTTCGCGGTCGTGAATGAAGTCGAAGGTTGGGCCGAGGGGCTGACCCGGAAGAGAAGACGCAGAAAGCAACGCAAGGCAGAAGATGGTCCACACCAGCAACCAGCGAAGTTTGGAAGGCTCGGGCATCGATTCTGGGTGGATTCCGTGTGGGATTCAGTTTAGGGACGTGATTGTCGAGGGGGTTGATTCCTTAGGGGAAAATTAGCACAGAATGGGGCTGGATGCTAATGTACGGGTGTTCGCTTATTGATGATTCGCAATGTGTTGGGCGTAATCCGGCGAACGGAATGCGTTGACGGTGGGGAGGCGGGATATGAAGAGGATGCGAATGCTGGTGGCAGGGGTATGCCTGCTGGGTTTTGTTCCGGGGGCAGGAGTTGCGGCGGGGCTGGCTCAGGCTGCACTGGCGCAAGCGGCGCCGAAAGCTTCGGTGGCCGAGCCGCAGTTGGTCTGGATCGATACGGATATTGGGGATGATATCGACGATGCGTTTGCGCTGGGGCTGATCCTGCGGAGTCCGGAGCTCAAGGTGTTGGGGATTTCGACGGCTTTTGGGGATACGCAGGTGCGTGCGCGGTTGGTCGACCGGTTTCTGGCGGCGACAGGGAATGCGGCGATTCCGGTTACGGTCGGAGTGCGGACGAAGGTAGCGGATGGTCCTACCCAGGAGGAGTATGCCCTGGGCAGTCCGGATATACAACATTCTGAAGGTGTTTCGGCGATGTTGGAGGCGATCAAGGCGCATCCGGGGCAGGTGACGCTGATCGGGCTGGGACCGCTATTCAATGTTGGGGCGGCGATTGAGCATGACCCTGAGACGTTTCGCAAGGTGAAGCGGGTAGTGATCATGGGCGGCTCGATCGAGCGCGGGTATGACGGCCGAAAGGGCGAGATGCGGCCGGCGGATGCGGAGTGGAATATTTTGCAGGATCCGAAGGGAGCGCAACGGTTGCTGGCGGTAGGGGTGCCGGTATTCATGGCTCCGCTGGACTCGACACAGATTCATTTGGAAGCGAAGGAGCGGGACGAGATTTTTGGGGTGGGGAGTACGCTGACGGCGCAGTTGAAGATGCTTTACGGGGAGTGGGTCGCGAATTCGGGGGGACATTCGCCTACTCCGACCTTGTTTGATCCGCTGGCAGTGGCTTATACGTTCGATCCGGAGCTGTGCCCGATGGAGCCTATGCGAATTGAGGTTGATGATAAAGGGTTTACGAGCAAGGTAGATGGGAAGCCAAATGCGCAGGTTTGTATGAAGTCGGATGAGGGTGGTTTTTTGGAGTTGTTGACGAAGAGGCTGGAGGCGAAGACGCAATAGGGTTGGGGTTGCAGGACATTGCGATTTGTCGGGCTTTCGATTTGGGGCGGGAATCTTTTTTATCCAATTTGTAAAATTTTTCTGGCTGGAGGCGGTTCCGGGGTGCGAATTCGTTGACCTTGCCCACGTTTCTTGATATTGTTAGAAGGTTCCACAAGAGCGGCATCTCTTCAGTTACGTGTCAGAAGAGATGAAGCAACGCAGTTAGACTGCCTGGGTTGATGCCATTTCGGTGGCGGGTGGGTTCGAAGCTGCGAGGGGTATGGCGATGTAGGCCTCCCAAAGAATCCTGGAATTGCTCGATCTTGTGCGAGTAAGGATGATTCGCTACGGTGCCTGCGACACCCTCCACCTTGGAGCGTTATGCAGGCCGAAGCTGAGGAAACGGAATCGAACCCCTGGAGTTAAGGGAGCGTACGGTCACCGTCCCGGTTTTCGTCTGGTATTGGTACGAAGGCAGACGCGAAGCAGCAACATTGGCTTCCGTGCGCTTGCGCCCCGAAATGGGTTCGCGCAAGGCGTGTGGAAAGCCATAAAGCTGCGTGCGCGACTTGCCGGGTAAGTTTGGTTGTAACGGTTCGAGTTTGAGGAGTTGCGGTTTGCCTACATTTAATCAGCTGGTTCGCAAGGGGCGCACGGCGCCACGGTACAAGACGGCCTCTCCCGCACTGCAGGCATCGCCGCAGCGTCGCGGAGTTTGCACGCGCGTTTACACGCAGACCCCGAAGAAGCCAAATTCGGCGCTTCGCAAGGTTGCCCGTGTTCGTCTGACCAACGGAATTGAAGTCACGACTTACATTCCTGGCATTGGCCACAACCTGCAGGAGCACTCGATTGTGCTTATTCGCGGCGGCCGTGTGAAGGATCTGCCGGGTGTTCGCTATCACGTTGTCCGCGGAACTCTGGATTCGGTGGGCGTTGCCAACCGTAAGCAGAGCCGATCCAAGTACGGCGCAAAGCGTGGCAAGGCTGGCGCGGCACCTGTCAAGGGCGGCAAGAAGAAGTAACTCAAGTTTGGTAATTGACGCCGCTCGAATGAGGGGCAAAGGAATTCAGAAACATGCCTAGAAAAGGTCACATAGCAAAGCGGGAAGTAGCGCCCGATCCAGTTTACGGTTCGACGCTGGTCACCAAGTTTGTGAATTCGTTGATGTGGGGCGGCAAGAAGTCGACTGCCCAGGGCATCTTCTATACCGCGATGACGAACCTCGAGCAGAGGGGCGGCGACGAGGCTTTGAAGCTGTTCAAGAAGGCTGTCGAGAACTGCAAGCCGCTACTGGAAGTGAAAAGCCGCCGCGTTGGCGGAGCGAACTACCAGGTGCCGATCGAAGTGAATCCTGAGCGCCGTACTTCGCTGGCGATTCGCTGGCTGATCACCTACGGGCGCGCTCGTGGTGAAAAGGGCATGATCGACAAGCTCAGCAATGAGCTGCTCGATGCGGCCAATGGCCGTGGCGCCGCGATGAAGAAGAAGGAAGACGTTCATCGTATGGCGGAAGCCAACAAGGCATTTGCTCACTATCGCTGGTAGTTTGCGGCTGTAGTTGGGTTTTATGAAATTGCAGTACGGTCAGCGCCCGGATGGGCTGACCGCAGAGATTGGTAAGACGAACAGCGGACCTGGGGTTCGCAAGGAAAATATCCGTGGCTCGCACAGTACCTCTAAATCGTTG comes from the Acidicapsa ligni genome and includes:
- a CDS encoding PP2C family protein-serine/threonine phosphatase; this encodes MPEPSKLRWLLVWTIFCLALLSASSLPGQPLGPTFDFIHDREAVVSLDGSWRFHPGDNPAWADPALDDSSWPLLKGDKPWSSQGYPGMSGFGWYRFTVQIPAQSDSAKSYSLLFSRIFTSYELYVDGHLIGTSGEMPPSIAPHAMFQFQTFPLPAPPPGQTSAPQTLHIALRIWHSPIWASYIGGGPSGSGNLVGESSLIQTELQHRFTLGKVIFVDDYVFSIVGALVGFTTLGLFFFRIKDHEYLWFAILLLSLAADSAIQIAYNVYAFFPIPIFDLFDGALIAANMAAALAFFSIVLRTRRGRIWYITLALALISPLSVILYWPGWLPVAASAALQLICLLPSSIWILTILLRRAIQRDADALLLLFPTSLYIGYGFVYNLAILLSQAGWTTVPDILLNPLPLPPFTIHWMILFDLIFLAALLAFLIRRFSQARQGEERYAGQLEAARQVQQILLPEAIVQIPGFNIDCIYHPAEQVGGDFFQILTTSCGDLLVVIGDVAGKGLPAAMMVSVLVGAIRTEAAHTCDPSEILASLNERMVGRSHDGFTTCLCLHITIAGQVTLASAGHLSPYRDGEELPLAAALPLGIIAKVPYEPHTFSLIPGQRLTLVSDGVLEAQSRHGELFGFDRTQQISNLSASEIAQTAIQFGQVDDITVVTIDFQGSPSVSIPLLVAVV
- the rpsL gene encoding 30S ribosomal protein S12; this encodes MPTFNQLVRKGRTAPRYKTASPALQASPQRRGVCTRVYTQTPKKPNSALRKVARVRLTNGIEVTTYIPGIGHNLQEHSIVLIRGGRVKDLPGVRYHVVRGTLDSVGVANRKQSRSKYGAKRGKAGAAPVKGGKKK
- the rpsG gene encoding 30S ribosomal protein S7, with protein sequence MPRKGHIAKREVAPDPVYGSTLVTKFVNSLMWGGKKSTAQGIFYTAMTNLEQRGGDEALKLFKKAVENCKPLLEVKSRRVGGANYQVPIEVNPERRTSLAIRWLITYGRARGEKGMIDKLSNELLDAANGRGAAMKKKEDVHRMAEANKAFAHYRW
- a CDS encoding nucleoside hydrolase; protein product: MKRMRMLVAGVCLLGFVPGAGVAAGLAQAALAQAAPKASVAEPQLVWIDTDIGDDIDDAFALGLILRSPELKVLGISTAFGDTQVRARLVDRFLAATGNAAIPVTVGVRTKVADGPTQEEYALGSPDIQHSEGVSAMLEAIKAHPGQVTLIGLGPLFNVGAAIEHDPETFRKVKRVVIMGGSIERGYDGRKGEMRPADAEWNILQDPKGAQRLLAVGVPVFMAPLDSTQIHLEAKERDEIFGVGSTLTAQLKMLYGEWVANSGGHSPTPTLFDPLAVAYTFDPELCPMEPMRIEVDDKGFTSKVDGKPNAQVCMKSDEGGFLELLTKRLEAKTQ